Proteins co-encoded in one Montipora capricornis isolate CH-2021 chromosome 12, ASM3666992v2, whole genome shotgun sequence genomic window:
- the LOC138027425 gene encoding uncharacterized protein: protein MTSHGQKVKVTEVFLNTRDHNRLKCHGVTFGHDVDNRLPSSTADKIVSERSKKLVIVDNLYPTSRHKIIRRQKGRDLLVATKSTEKSLRMKLEKNGRKTSCYQGSNYKQLETREPKGVDRTTSELKLTSSSAAVRSSGVEHTRKKEKQANGKKTSKNCLQGTESIYSRHIKNGQSSNREIPQPDFSESNNNSLSKDFQDVESELPASKTRDNRRANFKQCLQGRQRVILDDCTGANCSQNDTQTLQEDISSRDEKVLNSLTDKQLKESLKNIMKRRRSSIRFVKSDYVCEVLNLEATISEQLHTDPEPTSDQEKCSVSTRKISQSRQFLSSALAPPRVQPSGKPGRDEPAEQSVPPTQTVSPTRSFLLTAPLRRLSAWQKPALETTEIRVIRPALAKGYVPNMTNRKVFGKRFTNSSPVLSARKEQGRNFDEENEIREFLLTYAKVSTENKHLHEQTHEPVRMLSQTPELVIKSAIGQFLTHAFPSGEICDWNGLKVSSPIDGFEEQQRCKLLRIKTCMKHLAAVA from the coding sequence ATGACATCTCATGGACAAAAAGTCAAGGTTACGGAGGTTTTCCTAAATACACGAGATCACAATCGTCTCAAATGCCACGGAGTTACCTTCGGACATGATGTTGACAACCGGCTGCCAAGTTCAACTGCTGATAAAATTGTCTCTGAAAGGTCGAAAAAACTAGTGATTGTGGATAACCTTTATCCAACGAGCCGACATAAGATTATTCGTCGTCAAAAAGGAAGAGATTTGCTCGTTGCTACGAAGTCCACAGAGAAAAGTTTGCGAATGAAGTTGGAAAAGAATGGGCGCAAGACATCGTGCTACCAGGGAAGTAATTATAAGCAACTAGAAACAAGAGAACCAAAGGGTGTCGATCGCACGACATCTGAATTAAAATTGACTTCATCTAGCGCAGCTGTTCGTTCTAGCGGAGTAGAGCatacaagaaagaaagaaaaacaagctaacGGAAAGAAAACCTCAAAAAACTGTTTACAAGGGACCGAAAGTATTTACAGTCGACATATCAAGAACGGGCAAAGTAGCAACAGAGAAATCCCTCAACCAGACTTCAGCGAAAGCAACAATAATAGTTTATCAAAGGATTTTCAAGATGTGGAATCTGAGTTGCCGGCATCAAAAACAAGAGACAACAGAAGAGCGAATTTTAAACAGTGTTTGCAAGGAAGACAGAGAGTGATTTTAGACGATTGCACTGGAGCAAACTGCTCACAAAATGATACCCAAACACTTCAAGAAGATATATCATCAAGAGACGAAAAGGTTTTAAATAGTCTGACGGATAAGCAGTTGAAAGAGTCTCTGAAAAATATAATGAAGCGACGTAGAAGCAGCATACGATTTGTTAAGTCTGACTACGTATGCGAAGTGCTTAATCTCGAAGCAACAATCAGCGAACAGCTACACACAGATCCGGAGCCTACCAGTGACCAAGAAAAATGTTCGGTGTCCACTAGGAAGATTTCGCAAAGTCGCCAGTTCTTGTCGAGCGCACTGGCTCCGCCTCGGGTGCAGCCCTCGGGAAAACCCGGGCGAGACGAACCTGCTGAACAGAGCGTGCCACCGACGCAAACTGTATCCCCTACCAGGTCCTTTCTACTTACTGCACCCCTTAGAAGACTAAGCGCTTGGCAAAAACCTGCGCTTGAAACGACCGAGATCAGAGTGATTCGACCCGCTCTCGCAAAGGGATACGTTCCAAACATGACAAACAGAAAGGTCTTTGGAAAACGATTCACTAATTCCTCTCCCGTACTTTCCGCACGAAAAGAGCAGGGTAGGAATTTTGATGAGGAAAATGAAATCCGAGAATTTCTCCTCACGTATGCAAAGGTTTCGACGGAAAACAAACATTTACACGAGCAAACCCACGAGCCAGTACGCATGTTAAGCCAGACCCCCGAATTGGTAATAAAAAGTGCTATTGGACAATTTCTCACACATGCTTTTCCGTCCGGAGAAATTTGTGATTGGAATGGACTTAAAGTCTCATCGCCAATAGATGGTTTTGAGGAGCAACAGCGCTGCAAGTTGTTGAGGATTAAGACTTGTATGAAGCACTTGGCTGCTGTGGCTTGA
- the LOC138026749 gene encoding uncharacterized protein, which yields MESAKIPKRGKIKDAKAEALLKLLRREQEYNDRLSVPKIHQKLPLPAIGSSCSKKLQRTSLCKKTDPTFITQRIEGSSVDLCDERELLSDSNLLWTKAITDVSNNVCSSFIRKKVYFPSYSSAESQAISRPKFNRYPTKSNGRTLPPLEIPASPSCCDRLERPSRPGSESPKQLDD from the coding sequence ATGGAGAGTGCTAAAATtccaaagcgtgggaaaatcaAAGATGCGAAGGCCGAAGCCTTATTGAAATTACTTCGCCGCGAGCAAGAGTACAACGATCGGTTATCGGTGCCAAAGATTCACCAAAAACTTCCTTTACCGGCGATAGGAAGTAGCTGCAGTAAAAAACTACAACGAACCTCTTTGTGCAAGAAAACTGATCCAACGTTTATAACTCAAAGGATTGAAGGCTCTAGCGTCGATCTCTGTGACGAGAGGGAATTGTTGAGTGACTCAAACCTTCTCTGGACAAAAGCAATCACTGATGTGAGCAACAATGTTTGTTCGTCATTTATTCgaaaaaaagtttattttccATCCTATTCATCGGCAGAATCACAAGCTATTTCCCGTCCCAAGTTCAACCGGTACCCTACGAAATCAAACGGTCGAACACTTCCACCGCTCGAAATTCCTGCATCGCCAAGCTGCTGCGATCGACTCGAACGACCTTCTCGTCCCGGTTCGGAATCGCCGAAACAATTGGACGACTGA